AGCAATACGCGCAGCGACCGTAAAAGAACCCAGGAATCGATTAAATTTAAGTACGCTTTTTTAAGAGAGTTAATTGGGTACCAGCCCGATGCTAATCTGCAATTGGCTTTTGAGCGCACCAAAATGGAACAAAGTATTCTGGTAGATACTACCGAAGCTCTGACCTACGCTAACCGCATTGAGTTTCAGCAATTGCAAACCCAGAAACAGTTGCAAAATTTAAATATTACTTATTACCGCTGGGGCTTTTTACCAACCGCTTCGGCTTTTGTAAACTACAATATTGTTAACCAGAACAATGAGTTTTCGAAGGTGTTTAGCCAAACCTTTCCGAACTCTTTGGTAGGCTTAAGCCTGGGCTTACCCATTTTTCAGGGAACCCGTCGGATTCAAAACTTACGGCGCGCCCAACTGATAGATAAACGCCTGGATGTAGATATTGTAAATACCAAAAACATTATTAATACCCAATACCAACAGGCCCTGGCAAATTACAAAAGCGACCTGAACGAGTGGAACACAACGAAAGGCAATGTGGTCGTAGCCGAAGATGTTTACCGGATTTTAAAATTACAGTACGACGAAGGCATTAAAACTTATTTAGAAGTAATTACCGCCGAAACCGATTTACGTACCACACAGCTCAACTATTTTAACGCCTTATACCGGTTGCTGGCCAGCAAGTTAGATTTACAGCGCGCGCAAGGAACCATTAATGTAAACTAATTTTAAAGTAAACTCTTTACATTTATCATGAATAGAAATTTATATTCGTTGCCGGCGGTAATTGCCTTTGCCTTGTTGCTTACCGCCTGTGACAAATCGCAAAACGGTGCTCAGCAAAATCCGTTAAATGCTCCCGTGCCGGTTAATGCCTATACAGTAGCCCAGGAGCAAGTGGTAGGTACCGATAAGTACCCCGGTACGGTAGTGGCAATCAACGAAGTAGAGCTTCGGCCGCAGGTAGCTGGCTACATTACCAACATTTATGTGCAAGACGGGCAAATGGTAAATAAAGGCCAAAAGCTATACGAAATAGATCGCACCCAATACCAGGCTACGTACAACCAGGCGCAGGCTTCGCTGCGCAGCGCCCAAGCCAACCTCGAAAGGGCCCGCCAGGATGCCGAACGCTACGAGAACTTAGCCAAACAAGATGCAGTAGCCCGCCAGCGGGTAGATTATGCCCGTGCCGAATTGAATACTGCCCAGGCGCAGGTTGCTGCCGCCGAAGCTGGAGTTTCGGGCGCTTCTACTAATTTACGGTATTCGGTAATAACAGCCCCTATGAGCGGCCGCATTGGCATTGCCCAGGTTAAAATTGGCTCGCAGGTATCGCCGGGCACCACGCTCATCAACACCATATCGGCCAATAACCCCATTGCTGTAGATATTGTGGTAAACGAGACCGAAGTACCGCGCTTTGCCCGCCTGCAAAATCATGCGGCTAAAGACTCTACTTTTACCATTCAGTTTTCCGATGGCAGCGTTTATCCGCATACAGGTAGAATTCAGGCCATCGACCGGGCCATTAATCCACAAACCGGTACCATTCGGGTGCGGGTAGGTTTCCCCAACAAAGACAACCAGCTCATACCCGGTATGATTGCCGTACTGCGCGTACGTAACGCCGACATTGGCGAGCAGTTGGTAATTCCGAATAAGGCCATCATTGAACAAATGGGTGAGTTTTATACCTACGTTATTCAGGGCGACTCGGTGGTGCAAAACAAAGTAGCCCTGGGCAGTAAAGTAGCCAATAAAGTAGTAATACGCGAAGGATTGAAGGCCGGCGACAAGATTGTGGTGGAAGGAACGCAAAAGCTGCGCCCCGGGGCTAAAATTACTTTAGATGCGCCGCAACCAGCTCCGGGAGCTTCGGCTGCAAGGTAAAGAATTCAGGTGTTGTACTATGGAAACGCTCCATTCTAAAAATTTTAAAAATTAAGCAGGCACAACCATTTTTCCAGGACTAGCCAAAAGATTATTGCTCCTTTCTTTTCCCGCAATGTCTTTCAAATGCAATCCAGGATTGATACTTGTAACCTGCAACCTGTAACTTTCAACTTATCATGATATCAGAAGTATTTATAAGAAGGCCTGTTACTGCCATTGTTATATCCATAGTAATTTTACTGGTGGGTACGCTGGCAATTTTAAATTTGCCGATCAGCCAGTACCCGAATATTTCGCCGCCGGTAGTTTCCATTACCGGTAACTACACCGGGGCCGATGCGCAAACGGTAGAGCAAACCGTTACCACGCCCGTGGAAACCCAGGTAAACGGTACCCCCGGCATGACTTATTTGTCATCCAATAGTACCAGCACCGGGCAGATGTCCATGGACGTAAACTTCGACATTGGAACGGATGTAGACATTGCTACCCTGGACGTGCAAAACCGGGTAAGTATTGCCGAACCCCGCTTGCCGGAAGAAGTACGGCGCTTGGGTTTAACTGTGCGTAAACGGAACCCGACCATTATGATGGTAATTACCTTTTACTCACCCAAGGGTACCCACGACATTAAGTTCCTCGATAACTACACCAACATTTACATTCGCGATGCTATTTTGCGGGTTCCTGGCGTAGGGGATATTAATACCGTGGGGGAAGAATTTAGTATGCGCGTATGGTTACAACCCGATAAGCTTTCGCAATTAGGCGTAACCCCAGCCGAAGTAGCCGCCGCTTTGCGCGAGCAGAACGTACAGGTAGCCGCTGGTAGCGTAGGTGGGGCGCCGCAATACTCTTCCCAGGCTTTTGAATATCCTTTAACAGTAAATGGCCGCTTAACCGGTCAGGAGCAATTCGAAAACATTATTGTGCGTACCCGGCCCGAAGATGGCTCTCTCGTGTACCTGCGGGATGTGGCGCGCCTGGAACTAGGTAGCTTTGGTTACACCCGGCAAGCTTTTATCAACGGCCAACCCGCCACCTTTTTGTTGGTGTACCAATCGCCGGGCAGTAACGCCTTAGATACCGCCGAAGGGGTATACAAAGCTTTGGCCAACATGAAAAAAACCTTCCCGGCCGATATGGATTATAAAGTTTCGTTCGAAACAGTGTCGGTGGTAGAGGTTTCCATTGAAGAAGTAATTCATACCTTGGGCGAAGCGCTATTGCTGGTAATTCTGGTAGTATTCTTATTCCTGCAAAACTGGCGGGCCACCCTGGTGCCTATTCTGGCTATTCCGGTTTCTATTGTGGGTACGTTTATATTCTTTATCCCGCTCGGGTTTACCATTAACACGCTTACTTTATTCGGTTTTGTATTGGCCATTGGTATTGTGGTGGATGACGCCATTGTGGTGGTGGAAGCCGTGCAGCACTACATCGACCACGAACGACTCTCCGCCAAAGAAGCTACCCGTAAAGCCATGAAAGATATTACCGCACCGGTAATTGCAATTGCCTTAATATTGGCGGCGGTGTTTATTCCGGTAGGTTTTATTCCTGGTTTGGTGGGCCGCTTGTACCAGCAGTTCGCGATAACCATTGCTATTTCGGTGTTGATTTCGGCTTTTGTGGCGCTTACCTTAACCCCAGCCTTGTGTTCTTTGATGTTACGCCCAATGAACCTGGACAAAAACTCGCGGGGCATTAACAAACTATTCTACAAGTTTAACCAATGGTTTGCCCGGGTTACCGAGTCGTACTCTAATGGCGTTCGCCGCAGCATTAAAGCTGCTCCTTTGGTGTTAATTGTGTTGGTTTGTATTTATGCCGGTACCATAGGTTTATTCCGGACCAAGCCAACCGGTTTTATTCCTACCGAAGACGAAGGTCGTTTATTCGTAACTTTTGAATTACCACAGGCCGCCTCTAGCAGCCGGACCATTGCCGTATTAAAAGAAATTTCGGAACATTTACGCACTACGCCGGGCGTGAACAACTACTCGGCCATTGCGGGTTTAAACGTGCTGAACTTCTCTATCAAATCCAACAGTGGTACTATTTTCGTGCAGTTAAAACCGTGGGCCGACCGCAAAGAAGCCTCGCAGCAACTTTTTGCTATTGTGGGTACTTTGCAACAGAAATTTGCCACGGTGAAAGATGCCAATATTGTGGTGGTACCGCCGCCTGCGGTGCCTGGCTTGGGCCGTACGGGTGGTTTTAGCTTTATCTTGCAGCAACGCGAAAGTACCGACGATATTAAAGCCTTTGAAGGAGTAGTAAATAACTTTTTGGCCGAAGTGCGGAAACGCCCCGAAATAACCGGCGCTTTCTCGTTCTTTACGGCCCGCACGCCGGGTTACCAATTGCAGGTAGACCGCGAAAAAGTTAAAAAATTAGGCGTATCATTAAGCGATGTTTTCTCTACCATGTCCACGTATATGGGTAGTCAGTACATCAACGATTTTACCATGTACGGACGTAATTTCAGGGTAGTGGCGCAGGCCGATACCTCTTTCCGGGACGACATCCAAGATCTAAGCCAGTATTACGTTAAAAACCAACGGGGCGAATCGGTTCCGCTCAGCGCCGTAGTTTCGCACCAGATAACCGAAAATGCCCCAGTAGTATCACACTACAACTTATTCCGGTCCACGGAAATAAACGGTAACCCGGCGCCGGGTTACAGTAGCGGGCAAGCGATTACGGCCTTGCAGGAAGTAGCAGCCAAAGTACTGCCAGCGGGTTATGGTTACGAGTTTTCCGGATTGAGCCGCGAAGAATTATCATCGGGTAATACTACTATTTTCATTTTTGCTTTGTCTATTACCCTGGTATTCTTATTACTGGCTGCGTTATACGAAAGCTGGTCGGTGCCTTTCTCGGTGCTGTTGGCGGTACCGCTGGGAGCATTCGGGGCGATTGTGGCTTTAATTTTCCTGCCCAAACTAACGAATAACATTTACGCCCAGATTGGTTTGATTACCTTAATTGGTTTAGCGGCGAAAAACGCGATTTTGATTGTAGAATTTGCGAAAGAAAGGGTGGATAACGGCGTAGAAATTTTA
The sequence above is a segment of the Adhaeribacter swui genome. Coding sequences within it:
- a CDS encoding TolC family protein, which encodes MKTKIPWVFRVALGCLFAPFLLSAQVRTDNPPAGGLTLEQCIEFALKNQPAVQQAKIDEEIGEREINIGLSGWMPQINAQYNFQHYLKMPVTFFPNDAGVPTPRTIGVANTSTLQLQANQTLYSNDVLLASRAARFVRLQNDQNTVNVKINTVVDVSKAFYDILLTQEQLRILDEAITRQEKQQKDALAQYEQGLVDKTDYQRASISLSNTRSDRKRTQESIKFKYAFLRELIGYQPDANLQLAFERTKMEQSILVDTTEALTYANRIEFQQLQTQKQLQNLNITYYRWGFLPTASAFVNYNIVNQNNEFSKVFSQTFPNSLVGLSLGLPIFQGTRRIQNLRRAQLIDKRLDVDIVNTKNIINTQYQQALANYKSDLNEWNTTKGNVVVAEDVYRILKLQYDEGIKTYLEVITAETDLRTTQLNYFNALYRLLASKLDLQRAQGTINVN
- a CDS encoding efflux RND transporter periplasmic adaptor subunit, whose product is MNRNLYSLPAVIAFALLLTACDKSQNGAQQNPLNAPVPVNAYTVAQEQVVGTDKYPGTVVAINEVELRPQVAGYITNIYVQDGQMVNKGQKLYEIDRTQYQATYNQAQASLRSAQANLERARQDAERYENLAKQDAVARQRVDYARAELNTAQAQVAAAEAGVSGASTNLRYSVITAPMSGRIGIAQVKIGSQVSPGTTLINTISANNPIAVDIVVNETEVPRFARLQNHAAKDSTFTIQFSDGSVYPHTGRIQAIDRAINPQTGTIRVRVGFPNKDNQLIPGMIAVLRVRNADIGEQLVIPNKAIIEQMGEFYTYVIQGDSVVQNKVALGSKVANKVVIREGLKAGDKIVVEGTQKLRPGAKITLDAPQPAPGASAAR
- a CDS encoding efflux RND transporter permease subunit; this encodes MISEVFIRRPVTAIVISIVILLVGTLAILNLPISQYPNISPPVVSITGNYTGADAQTVEQTVTTPVETQVNGTPGMTYLSSNSTSTGQMSMDVNFDIGTDVDIATLDVQNRVSIAEPRLPEEVRRLGLTVRKRNPTIMMVITFYSPKGTHDIKFLDNYTNIYIRDAILRVPGVGDINTVGEEFSMRVWLQPDKLSQLGVTPAEVAAALREQNVQVAAGSVGGAPQYSSQAFEYPLTVNGRLTGQEQFENIIVRTRPEDGSLVYLRDVARLELGSFGYTRQAFINGQPATFLLVYQSPGSNALDTAEGVYKALANMKKTFPADMDYKVSFETVSVVEVSIEEVIHTLGEALLLVILVVFLFLQNWRATLVPILAIPVSIVGTFIFFIPLGFTINTLTLFGFVLAIGIVVDDAIVVVEAVQHYIDHERLSAKEATRKAMKDITAPVIAIALILAAVFIPVGFIPGLVGRLYQQFAITIAISVLISAFVALTLTPALCSLMLRPMNLDKNSRGINKLFYKFNQWFARVTESYSNGVRRSIKAAPLVLIVLVCIYAGTIGLFRTKPTGFIPTEDEGRLFVTFELPQAASSSRTIAVLKEISEHLRTTPGVNNYSAIAGLNVLNFSIKSNSGTIFVQLKPWADRKEASQQLFAIVGTLQQKFATVKDANIVVVPPPAVPGLGRTGGFSFILQQRESTDDIKAFEGVVNNFLAEVRKRPEITGAFSFFTARTPGYQLQVDREKVKKLGVSLSDVFSTMSTYMGSQYINDFTMYGRNFRVVAQADTSFRDDIQDLSQYYVKNQRGESVPLSAVVSHQITENAPVVSHYNLFRSTEINGNPAPGYSSGQAITALQEVAAKVLPAGYGYEFSGLSREELSSGNTTIFIFALSITLVFLLLAALYESWSVPFSVLLAVPLGAFGAIVALIFLPKLTNNIYAQIGLITLIGLAAKNAILIVEFAKERVDNGVEILAATIDAVKLRLRPIIMTSLAFILGVLPLAFSSGAGAVARQTIGWTVVGGMLSATFLALFVVPVLFLKITQLAYGKKGLAALQEKHPQVDYDHAGDGLSH